A genomic region of Trichothermofontia sichuanensis B231 contains the following coding sequences:
- a CDS encoding D-alanine--D-alanine ligase family protein translates to MTRLNVGLLFGGRSGEHEVSIVSARAIAQAFAHATNAQKYRVMPFYIHKDGHWQADEGALEVLEQGVPTPGSPRLADEASTSLWQFPAQAAEVDIWFPILHGPNGEDGTVQGLLKLMQVPWVGSGVLGSALGMDKIAMKNAFAQAGLAQVNYLTVSRAQVWSNPCVFPKLCDEIEMTLGYPCFVKPANLGSSVGISKATDRRQLEAALDNAASYDRRIIVEAGVRAREVECAILGNDRPQASVVGEISYSSDFYDYDTKYTAGRADLTIPADLPPAITQQIQEMAIQAFLAIDAAGLARVDFFYQADTGTVLINEINTLPGFTATSMYPQLWAASGIPFPELVDRLVQLGLERQEHSCSVSPEASSSA, encoded by the coding sequence ATGACTAGGTTGAACGTCGGGCTTCTGTTTGGTGGGCGATCGGGAGAGCACGAGGTCTCGATCGTCTCAGCACGTGCGATTGCCCAAGCCTTTGCACACGCAACCAATGCCCAGAAATACCGGGTGATGCCGTTCTATATCCACAAGGATGGCCACTGGCAGGCCGATGAGGGGGCGCTTGAGGTCCTGGAACAGGGCGTTCCTACTCCTGGCTCCCCGCGCTTGGCCGATGAAGCGAGCACTTCCCTCTGGCAGTTCCCGGCCCAAGCGGCTGAGGTAGACATCTGGTTTCCGATTTTGCACGGTCCCAATGGGGAAGATGGGACTGTTCAGGGATTGCTCAAACTGATGCAAGTGCCCTGGGTCGGGTCAGGGGTTCTGGGGTCAGCCCTGGGGATGGATAAGATCGCGATGAAAAATGCCTTTGCCCAAGCCGGACTTGCCCAGGTGAACTACCTGACCGTAAGTCGGGCACAGGTCTGGTCCAACCCCTGTGTTTTCCCCAAACTGTGTGACGAGATTGAGATGACCCTGGGGTATCCCTGTTTCGTTAAACCGGCTAACCTGGGGTCCTCCGTTGGGATTAGTAAAGCCACTGATCGCCGCCAATTGGAAGCGGCCCTAGATAATGCCGCTAGCTACGATCGCCGTATTATCGTCGAGGCCGGGGTGCGTGCCCGTGAGGTGGAGTGTGCGATCCTGGGGAACGATCGCCCCCAAGCCTCTGTTGTCGGTGAAATCAGCTATAGTAGCGACTTCTACGACTACGATACCAAATATACCGCCGGACGCGCCGACCTGACCATTCCTGCTGATCTCCCCCCGGCCATTACCCAACAGATCCAGGAAATGGCGATTCAGGCTTTCCTGGCCATTGATGCCGCTGGTCTGGCACGGGTCGATTTTTTCTACCAGGCTGACACAGGCACGGTTTTGATCAATGAAATTAACACCCTCCCCGGCTTCACCGCTACCAGTATGTATCCCCAACTGTGGGCTGCTAGTGGGATTCCTTTTCCCGAATTGGTCGATCGCTTGGTCCAGTTAGGGTTAGAGCGCCAAGAGCATTCGTGTAGCGTCTCCCCAGAAGCATCATCATCTGCCTAG